The following are encoded in a window of Chitinophagaceae bacterium genomic DNA:
- a CDS encoding PDZ domain-containing protein yields the protein MKKLLLITAIAGLTCLSLAVNAQNEKGDKGDKGDKGSKESQEIIIRKKGDKDAKITVEISGDKVTINGKPLAEFKDDQVTINRRNIIIRDGKGNQRYTFSPRDFEGLSGTWSDDNAGSRAFLGVTTEKADGGARITDITKESAAEKAGLKEGDVIVKLGDRNIDGPDALYDAVSGQKPKDEVKLSYKRDGKESSTKAVLGERKNSGAMAYSFTGPDGMARTYTIPRVNPAPKVEMWNDRNFGETFPKIYSPGLGETYNYFGDMYPRQQKLGLKIQDTEDGKGVKVLDVDKDSPAEKAGLKKDDIVTEIGGEKVSNTDEAREQLHDNAEKGSYNIKATRNGNAMSFDIKIPKKLKTANL from the coding sequence ATGAAAAAACTATTATTGATTACAGCGATAGCGGGCCTCACCTGCCTGAGTTTAGCCGTTAATGCCCAAAACGAGAAAGGCGACAAGGGAGATAAAGGAGACAAAGGCTCAAAAGAAAGCCAGGAGATCATCATCCGCAAAAAAGGCGATAAGGATGCAAAGATCACGGTTGAGATCAGCGGCGACAAAGTGACCATCAATGGTAAGCCACTGGCTGAATTTAAAGACGACCAGGTTACCATCAACCGAAGGAATATCATTATCCGGGATGGGAAAGGCAACCAGCGGTATACATTCTCACCCCGTGACTTTGAAGGGTTAAGCGGCACCTGGAGCGATGACAATGCTGGGAGCAGGGCTTTCCTGGGGGTAACTACTGAAAAAGCGGATGGCGGCGCCCGGATCACCGACATTACCAAAGAGAGCGCTGCAGAAAAAGCGGGACTGAAAGAAGGGGATGTGATCGTGAAACTGGGAGACAGGAATATCGACGGGCCGGATGCTTTGTATGATGCCGTTTCCGGCCAGAAACCAAAAGACGAAGTAAAACTATCGTATAAAAGAGACGGAAAAGAAAGTTCAACCAAAGCTGTTTTAGGCGAAAGGAAGAATTCAGGTGCCATGGCTTATTCTTTTACCGGGCCCGATGGAATGGCAAGGACCTACACGATCCCCCGTGTGAATCCTGCTCCAAAAGTGGAGATGTGGAACGACAGGAATTTCGGAGAAACCTTCCCCAAAATATACAGCCCCGGCCTGGGAGAAACATATAATTACTTTGGCGACATGTATCCCCGCCAGCAAAAGCTGGGCCTGAAGATCCAGGACACAGAAGATGGCAAAGGAGTAAAAGTACTGGATGTAGATAAGGACTCCCCGGCAGAAAAAGCCGGACTGAAAAAAGATGATATTGTTACCGAGATCGGTGGCGAAAAAGTTTCAAATACCGATGAGGCCAGGGAACAACTGCACGATAATGCAGAAAAAGGTTCATACAATATCAAAGCAACCCGCAATGGCAATGCCATGAGTTTTGACATCAAGATCCCTAAAAAACTGAAGACAGCGAATTTATAA
- a CDS encoding GNAT family N-acetyltransferase encodes MNIIFQTPRLLLRQFTETDAPLILELNSDPEIVKYVHEPTLKTIEQAEIILNNNILPQYKNNLGRWAIHTKKDNEFIGWCGLKYRPELDEIDLGYRLMQKAWGKGYATEAARHTLDHGFRFLDLKLITGRAHIENTASISVLEKIGMDFISEGIVDDCPVRTYTMANPR; translated from the coding sequence ATGAATATCATCTTCCAAACTCCCCGTCTCCTCCTCCGCCAATTCACAGAAACGGATGCGCCACTGATCCTGGAGCTCAACAGCGACCCGGAAATTGTAAAGTATGTGCATGAGCCAACGCTGAAAACAATTGAACAGGCAGAAATAATTCTCAACAACAACATCCTGCCCCAATACAAAAACAACCTTGGCCGCTGGGCCATCCATACAAAAAAGGATAATGAATTCATTGGCTGGTGCGGTTTAAAATACCGTCCCGAGCTGGACGAGATCGACCTGGGTTACCGGTTGATGCAGAAAGCCTGGGGTAAGGGCTATGCAACCGAGGCCGCCCGCCATACATTGGATCATGGATTCAGGTTCCTTGATCTTAAACTCATAACCGGCAGGGCACATATAGAAAACACCGCTTCCATCAGCGTACTGGAAAAGATAGGGATGGATTTTATCAGCGAAGGCATCGTGGATGACTGCCCGGTAAGAACCTATACCATGGCCAATCCCCGGTAA
- the alaS gene encoding alanine--tRNA ligase translates to MTSAEIRQQFLDFFESKGHTIVPSAPIVIKNDPTLLFTNAGMNQFKEFFLGDKTPPYGRVADTQKCLRVSGKHNDLEEVGVDTYHHTMFEMLGNWSFGDYFKKEAISWSWELLTEVYKIPKDRLYATVFEGDKKEGLPASVIALQKWKEFLPEDHIVHGNKKDNFWEMGDTGPCGPCSEIHVDCRSDEERKKIPGKDLVNKDHPQVIEIWNNVFIQFNRKKDGTLEPLASTHVDTGMGLERLVRVLQGKSSNYDTDIFTGTIEATGKLVKKVYKGDDSKESIAFRVIADHIRAISFTIADGQLPSNTGAGYVIRRILRRAVRYYYSYLDYKQPLLHKLLPVLAKQFENVFPELNEQLDFVSKVVKEEEDAFLRTVDKGLSMLNEASRDISGEEAFKLYDTFGFPLDLTKLVANEKGLNVDEKGFEIEMKKQKDRSRAATTLDTEDWIAVLSGVEGSGVEGSGVEGTDAGSVERSRNNGFVGYDSLETRSRVIKYRKVTAKGKALYQIILDSTPFYAESGGQVGDSGSLSFGEGRGEVRITDTKKENDLIIHFAESIAADMSGEVIAKVDAARRKHITVHHSVTHLMHAALRNVLGTHVAQKGSLVNEEHLRFDFSHFAKMKDEEITAVEKSVNEKIRKNIPVVIKLMPKEEAMKLGAMALFGEKYGDVVRVVIMDPGYSVELCGGTHVGSTGELGLFKIKSEGAVAAGVRRIEAVCGTAAEEYVSVQLEQIRVIRDLLKNPADLNKSVENLLAENSAQQKRIESLEARQLVGIRNELMQKDEIIDNVSFIGDIIEVPNADSLKKLCFDIKHHVHDHLAVLCSNIDGKAHVAISISDTVVAAKNLDAGKIIKEHVAALIKGGGGGQKNLATAGGQDASNLKGVIEKVRSLLG, encoded by the coding sequence ATGACGAGCGCTGAGATACGACAACAATTTCTTGATTTTTTTGAATCAAAAGGACATACGATAGTTCCTTCGGCACCCATTGTGATAAAAAATGATCCCACCCTGTTATTTACCAATGCAGGCATGAACCAGTTCAAAGAATTTTTCCTGGGCGATAAAACACCGCCTTACGGCCGGGTGGCCGATACACAAAAATGCCTGCGTGTGAGTGGAAAACATAACGACCTGGAAGAAGTAGGTGTGGATACCTACCACCATACCATGTTTGAAATGCTCGGGAACTGGAGTTTTGGCGATTACTTTAAAAAAGAAGCCATCAGCTGGAGCTGGGAATTGCTTACGGAAGTTTATAAGATCCCTAAAGACCGCCTGTATGCTACCGTATTTGAAGGAGATAAAAAAGAAGGATTGCCTGCATCGGTAATTGCATTGCAAAAATGGAAAGAGTTTTTGCCGGAAGACCATATTGTACATGGTAATAAAAAAGATAATTTCTGGGAGATGGGCGATACCGGGCCATGTGGTCCGTGCAGCGAAATTCATGTGGACTGCCGTTCTGATGAAGAAAGAAAAAAGATCCCGGGAAAAGACCTGGTTAACAAAGACCACCCGCAGGTGATCGAGATCTGGAATAATGTATTTATCCAGTTCAACCGTAAAAAAGACGGAACCCTGGAACCCCTTGCCTCAACCCATGTAGATACCGGGATGGGCCTGGAGAGACTTGTTCGTGTATTGCAGGGTAAATCCTCTAACTATGATACCGATATTTTTACCGGAACGATCGAGGCAACAGGCAAACTGGTAAAAAAAGTATATAAGGGAGATGATTCAAAAGAAAGCATTGCATTCCGTGTGATCGCCGATCATATCCGTGCCATTTCCTTTACGATCGCCGATGGCCAGTTGCCTTCCAATACAGGAGCCGGTTATGTTATCCGCCGTATCTTAAGAAGGGCCGTTCGGTATTATTACTCCTATTTGGATTACAAGCAGCCATTGTTGCACAAATTGTTACCAGTGCTGGCAAAGCAGTTTGAAAATGTATTCCCCGAACTGAACGAGCAATTGGATTTTGTGAGCAAGGTGGTGAAGGAAGAAGAAGATGCGTTTTTGAGAACGGTGGACAAAGGCTTATCGATGCTTAATGAAGCTTCCCGTGACATATCGGGAGAAGAAGCCTTTAAACTCTATGACACGTTCGGTTTCCCTCTCGATCTTACCAAGCTGGTTGCAAATGAAAAAGGATTGAACGTGGATGAGAAGGGTTTCGAAATTGAAATGAAAAAACAAAAAGACCGCTCCCGTGCTGCCACCACGTTAGATACCGAAGACTGGATCGCCGTCCTGAGCGGAGTCGAAGGGAGCGGAGTCGAAGGGAGCGGAGTCGAAGGGACGGATGCCGGATCTGTTGAGCGCAGTCGAAACAACGGCTTTGTCGGATATGATTCCCTGGAAACAAGATCAAGGGTGATAAAATACAGAAAGGTTACGGCTAAAGGAAAAGCGCTGTACCAGATCATATTAGACAGCACTCCTTTCTATGCAGAAAGCGGAGGACAGGTCGGCGATAGTGGCTCCCTCTCCTTTGGAGAGGGCCGGGGTGAGGTCAGAATTACAGATACAAAAAAAGAGAATGATCTCATCATTCATTTTGCAGAAAGCATTGCTGCCGACATGAGTGGCGAAGTAATTGCTAAAGTTGATGCAGCAAGAAGAAAACACATCACGGTTCATCACAGCGTAACCCACCTGATGCATGCCGCTTTGCGTAATGTACTGGGAACCCATGTAGCGCAAAAGGGAAGCCTGGTGAATGAAGAACATCTCCGCTTCGACTTCAGTCATTTTGCAAAGATGAAAGATGAAGAGATCACCGCGGTTGAAAAATCAGTAAATGAAAAGATCAGGAAGAACATTCCGGTAGTGATAAAACTGATGCCCAAAGAGGAAGCAATGAAACTTGGCGCCATGGCTTTGTTTGGTGAAAAATACGGCGATGTGGTACGTGTGGTGATCATGGACCCCGGCTATTCCGTCGAACTATGCGGGGGCACCCATGTGGGCAGCACCGGCGAACTCGGATTGTTCAAAATAAAGAGCGAAGGCGCTGTGGCTGCCGGCGTGCGGCGTATTGAAGCCGTTTGTGGCACTGCAGCAGAGGAATACGTATCGGTGCAATTAGAGCAGATCCGTGTAATCCGTGATCTTTTAAAAAATCCTGCTGATCTTAACAAGTCGGTTGAAAATCTATTGGCTGAGAATTCGGCACAGCAAAAAAGAATCGAAAGCCTGGAAGCAAGACAACTCGTTGGAATACGCAATGAACTGATGCAGAAAGATGAGATCATTGACAATGTGTCTTTCATAGGCGACATCATCGAAGTACCCAATGCTGATTCATTGAAAAAACTCTGCTTCGACATAAAGCATCATGTGCATGATCACCTCGCCGTACTATGCAGCAATATTGATGGCAAGGCCCATGTTGCCATCAGCATTTCCGATACCGTTGTTGCTGCCAAAAATTTAGACGCCGGAAAAATAATCAAAGAGCATGTGGCGGCTTTAATAAAAGGCGGCGGCGGCGGGCAAAAGAACCTGGCTACCGCCGGCGGACAGGATGCCAGTAACCTGAAAGGGGTAATTGAAAAAGTGAGGTCATTATTAGGTTAA